The Algoriphagus sanaruensis genome window below encodes:
- the porV gene encoding type IX secretion system outer membrane channel protein PorV, with the protein MNKKAAQIFKNSLCVVFALATFSSFAQNSVIISGQDPNRRVITTAVPFLNFAPDSRHSAMGDVGAATTPDAYSAHWNAGKLAFIKEDLGFSLSYSPWLGKLVNDMSLSYLTGFKKIDENSAWGFDLRYFNMGDIQLTDGRGNELGEFNPRDFALGTTYSRKLSQNLGLGVSARFIYSNLSGNISSAGGAEAKPGVSVGADIGLYYQKSTFVGTKEGVWSWGLVLSNIGPKITYNSAEDLDYIPTNFRIGTAYKINFNELSSISFSLDLNKLMVPTPPIYRTNEDGTLATDDNGNLIIEQGSDPDRPLISGIFGSFSDAPGGFEEEIKEFTVSFGAEYLFAEKFAFRSGYFYENQSKGGRKYFTVGAGMKIKNLGIDFSYLVPQIQNHPLAETLRFSVHYTIPQN; encoded by the coding sequence ATGAACAAAAAAGCCGCCCAAATCTTTAAAAACTCACTTTGCGTAGTTTTTGCATTGGCTACTTTTTCTTCCTTCGCACAAAATAGTGTGATCATTTCCGGTCAGGATCCTAACCGTAGGGTTATTACTACTGCCGTACCTTTTTTGAATTTCGCACCAGATAGCAGACACTCAGCCATGGGCGATGTCGGAGCGGCTACCACTCCTGACGCATACTCAGCACATTGGAATGCTGGAAAGCTTGCCTTTATCAAAGAAGATCTTGGCTTTTCCCTTTCTTACTCACCGTGGTTAGGAAAGCTAGTCAATGACATGTCGCTCAGCTATTTGACTGGCTTTAAGAAAATCGACGAAAATTCTGCCTGGGGTTTTGATTTGAGATATTTCAATATGGGAGATATTCAACTAACCGATGGTAGAGGCAATGAATTGGGAGAATTTAACCCGCGTGATTTTGCACTAGGGACTACTTATTCCAGAAAATTATCTCAAAACTTAGGCCTTGGGGTTTCAGCCAGATTTATCTATTCAAACCTATCGGGCAACATTTCTTCAGCGGGTGGAGCAGAAGCAAAACCAGGTGTCTCTGTGGGAGCAGATATCGGACTTTATTATCAAAAATCCACCTTTGTGGGCACGAAAGAAGGCGTGTGGTCATGGGGACTTGTATTGTCTAACATTGGTCCAAAAATTACCTATAATAGTGCTGAAGATCTCGACTACATTCCAACAAACTTTAGAATCGGAACTGCCTATAAAATCAATTTCAATGAGCTAAGTTCAATCAGCTTTAGCTTGGATTTAAATAAATTGATGGTGCCTACGCCTCCAATTTACAGAACAAATGAAGATGGAACTTTGGCGACTGATGACAATGGAAACCTCATTATTGAGCAGGGATCTGATCCTGATCGTCCATTGATTTCAGGAATTTTTGGTTCATTTTCAGATGCTCCGGGTGGATTTGAGGAAGAAATTAAAGAGTTCACTGTTTCATTTGGAGCCGAATATTTATTCGCTGAAAAATTCGCCTTCCGGTCCGGTTACTTTTATGAAAACCAGAGTAAAGGCGGTAGAAAATACTTTACTGTAGGTGCTGGAATGAAAATTAAAAATCTTGGAATTGACTTCTCTTATCTAGTTCCACAGATTCAAAACCACCCACTTGCAGAAACGCTAAGATTCTCGGTTCATTACACGATTCCACAAAATTAA
- a CDS encoding sugar 3,4-ketoisomerase, translating into MKVLTSPNNFSLFQPASLVSIEGVVSKEGMLHYWDDKDLFPNGIQRCFWITQVSLGEFRGQHAHREEVQVLVCLSGQLKITVEGIDGSSNEFTLDHPGKGLLVPPLNWVKVSFGGGGVLLGLSDRSFDESDYIRLWDDFKKLQRLYRE; encoded by the coding sequence TATTAACATCTCCCAATAATTTTTCGCTATTCCAACCGGCTTCGCTTGTATCCATAGAGGGAGTCGTAAGCAAAGAAGGGATGCTGCATTATTGGGATGACAAAGATTTGTTTCCAAATGGAATTCAGCGTTGCTTTTGGATTACTCAGGTAAGTTTAGGGGAATTCCGAGGTCAACATGCTCACCGGGAGGAAGTTCAAGTTTTGGTTTGTCTTTCTGGGCAATTGAAAATAACTGTGGAAGGGATCGATGGGAGTTCGAATGAATTTACCCTTGATCATCCGGGTAAGGGATTATTAGTTCCGCCCCTTAATTGGGTTAAGGTGAGCTTTGGAGGAGGTGGAGTTCTACTCGGACTTTCAGATCGTTCATTTGATGAATCAGATTACATCCGCTTATGGGATGACTTTAAAAAACTTCAACGATTGTATCGTGAGTGA
- a CDS encoding M16 family metallopeptidase, with protein MSVDRSKAPGFYLPESFDLTPPVSGTTATGVSVFFFPTPGIEAVKIEVVGQSSRHFLPIDQQLVPSFTLQMLQEGTRTKSDAEIANYLDFHASEISNHLSYTQEGIQLVSTKKHLSEVLPIFLDLFTECTFPDSILEKRKTQRKLSLQLEREKNASRASVLFRKALFGDSHHYGAVVIPEQVDLIDSTTLRHYYNQNLWTNLTVFVAGNLNSGEFKQLVKDFSKIPNRAKSIKSYIQPPATVHKIHEERANSVQTSIRLGSWSVSKTHADFQALSVFNTMLGGYFGSRLIKNIREDKGHTYGISSHLVEIGDFNYWVIGADVEKSKTSLVIDEIHQEIQRLVNEPIPMDELETVRNYLLGQLLSRFSSSFELIDRFRAVHDSGLDFGYYHEKFDFLKKFTAEQLQEVGKKYFSENTPVEVTVG; from the coding sequence ATGTCAGTTGATCGAAGCAAGGCTCCAGGGTTTTATTTACCGGAGTCTTTTGATCTTACTCCGCCTGTTTCAGGCACGACTGCCACAGGTGTCTCGGTATTTTTCTTTCCTACACCTGGCATCGAGGCTGTTAAAATTGAGGTGGTGGGTCAAAGCTCCAGACACTTTTTACCCATTGACCAGCAACTTGTCCCGTCCTTTACTTTACAAATGCTTCAGGAAGGGACTCGAACGAAGTCGGATGCAGAGATTGCTAATTACTTGGATTTCCATGCCTCAGAGATTAGTAATCATCTCAGCTACACACAGGAAGGCATTCAACTGGTAAGCACCAAAAAACATCTATCCGAAGTACTCCCCATATTTCTCGATCTTTTCACAGAATGTACATTTCCGGATTCAATTCTTGAAAAAAGAAAGACTCAACGAAAGCTTAGCCTTCAATTAGAACGAGAAAAAAACGCCTCAAGAGCAAGTGTCTTATTTAGAAAAGCACTCTTTGGGGATTCCCATCACTATGGTGCAGTGGTGATTCCTGAACAGGTCGACCTGATCGATTCCACAACCTTGAGACACTATTACAATCAAAACCTTTGGACTAATCTGACAGTCTTTGTGGCAGGAAATCTCAACTCTGGAGAATTTAAACAATTGGTTAAAGACTTTTCCAAAATCCCGAATCGAGCTAAATCGATCAAAAGTTATATCCAACCTCCAGCCACTGTTCATAAAATCCATGAAGAAAGAGCTAACTCCGTTCAGACTAGTATCCGATTAGGATCTTGGAGTGTCTCTAAAACACATGCTGATTTTCAAGCCTTATCCGTTTTCAACACGATGTTAGGAGGATATTTTGGGTCTAGGTTGATCAAAAATATCCGTGAAGATAAAGGCCATACCTATGGAATCTCTTCCCATTTGGTCGAAATAGGAGACTTCAATTATTGGGTAATCGGAGCAGATGTGGAAAAGAGTAAAACTTCATTGGTCATCGACGAGATTCATCAAGAAATTCAGCGACTCGTTAATGAGCCCATTCCTATGGATGAACTAGAAACAGTTCGAAATTACCTCCTAGGACAGCTTCTATCAAGATTTAGCAGTTCATTTGAATTAATTGACCGATTCCGAGCTGTCCATGATTCTGGACTTGACTTCGGTTATTACCACGAAAAATTCGACTTTCTGAAAAAATTCACTGCTGAACAATTACAAGAAGTAGGCAAAAAGTATTTTTCTGAAAATACACCAGTTGAAGTAACTGTTGGGTAA
- a CDS encoding glycosyltransferase family 2 protein — MIESGKVSIICIAYNHSEWIHEALESVKLQDYYNKELIVVDNGSTDDTPQKIQNWVKEQSVYLSIKTVYYQDSQPYCRLFNELLAQTEGMYIVDLSGDDVLYPDHISHSVDRLRKFPEAAFVFSDAHLLDDRGEVRTFYKRNYSGELTEQLELANIYETLIRRNTICSATVVFNAQILRKEGGYDETLYYEDFDIQIRLARKYPILFSDHIGIVKRVHQSSMSAGQYKRYQSKMLPSTVKVCSKILNQNQLPEENLALQERIMYELKHALWSANFEPAKELIQLGRQLGIKNLRFSLFKLWGKKHWDISWLYSLLK; from the coding sequence ATGATCGAATCAGGGAAGGTTTCAATTATATGCATTGCTTATAACCACAGCGAGTGGATTCATGAAGCCTTGGAGAGTGTCAAACTTCAAGATTATTACAATAAGGAATTGATCGTCGTTGATAATGGAAGTACTGATGATACACCTCAAAAAATTCAAAACTGGGTCAAAGAGCAATCCGTTTACCTTTCTATTAAAACAGTCTATTATCAGGATTCTCAGCCGTACTGCAGACTTTTCAACGAACTATTAGCCCAAACTGAAGGCATGTACATCGTTGACTTATCAGGAGATGATGTGCTTTATCCTGACCATATTTCCCATTCTGTGGATCGACTCAGGAAATTTCCGGAAGCAGCATTTGTCTTTTCAGACGCTCATTTATTAGATGATCGGGGAGAGGTTCGGACCTTTTACAAGCGGAATTATTCCGGTGAATTAACTGAGCAATTGGAATTAGCTAACATCTACGAAACATTGATTCGTAGAAATACCATTTGCTCTGCAACGGTGGTTTTTAATGCTCAAATTTTAAGGAAAGAAGGTGGATATGATGAAACGCTTTACTATGAAGACTTTGATATTCAGATTAGGCTGGCCAGAAAGTATCCAATTCTTTTTTCGGACCATATCGGAATTGTCAAACGGGTCCATCAAAGCTCGATGTCAGCTGGGCAATACAAGCGATATCAGTCTAAAATGTTACCGAGTACGGTGAAGGTCTGTTCCAAAATCTTAAACCAAAATCAGCTTCCAGAGGAAAATTTGGCACTTCAAGAACGAATCATGTATGAATTAAAACATGCACTTTGGTCAGCCAACTTTGAACCTGCGAAAGAGCTAATCCAACTTGGTCGTCAGCTTGGTATAAAAAATCTTCGATTTTCTCTTTTTAAACTTTGGGGGAAAAAGCATTGGGACATATCCTGGCTTTATTCACTTTTAAAGTGA